TCCTCGCGCTCGGGCGCCTCCTCGACGATGACGTGCGCGTTGGTCCCGCTGATGCCGAACGCCGACACCGCGGCGCGCCGAGTCCGTTCGCCGCTCTGCCACGGCTGGTTGTCCGCCAGCAGCGCGACATCGCCGGAGGACCAGTCGACGTGGGGCGTGGGCTCCTCCACGTGCAGCGTCGCGGGCAGTTCCTCGTTGCGCAGCGCCAGGACCGTCTTCAGCAGGCCGGTGACCCCCGCCGCCGCCTGGGTGTGGCCGATGTTGGATTTCACCGATCCCAACAGGAGTGGCCGATCCGCGTCGCGCTCGCGGCCGTAAGTGTCCAGCAGCGCGTTCGCCTCGATAGGATCGCCGAGCGCCGTGCCGGTGCCGTGCGCCTCCACCGCGTCGACATCGCCGGGTTCCAGACCGCAGTTCTCGAGGGCCTGCCGGATGACCTTGCGCTGCGCGGGCCCGCTGGGCGCGGAGAGTCCGTTACTGGCGCCGTCCTGGTTGAGCGCGGAACCGCGGACCACCGCCAGCACCTCGTGCCCATTGCGCTGGGCTTCCGACAACCGTTCGAGCAGAACCAGGGTGACGCCCTCCGAGAAGCCGAACCCGTCGGCGCTGGCGCTGAACGCCTTGGATCGTCCGTCGGCGGCGAGCGCCCGCTGCCTGCTGAAGTCGACGAACACCCCCGGGTTCGCCATCACAGCGGCACCACCGACGACCGCCATGGTCGACTCGCCCTTGCGTAGCGATTCGACCGCCGTGTGCAGCGCCACCAGCGACGAGGAGCACGCGGTGTCGACACTGATCGACGGCCCCTCCAGCCCCATGGTGTAGGAGATCCTGCCGGAGGCCACCGCGGGCGCCACACCAGTGATCGAGTAGCCCGCTACGTCCTCCTCCGCTGCGGATTCTTCGCCGTACCCGAATTTCGCGATGCCGAGGAAGACACCGGTCGCGGTACCACGCAACGAGTGCGGGTCGATGCCAGCGTTCTCCACCAGCTCCCAGCTCGTCTCCAACAGCAGCCGCTGCTGCGGATCCATGGCCGCGGCCTCGCGCGGGGAGACTCCGAAGAACTCCGCGTCGAACCCCGCCGCGTCGTCGAGAAACCCTCCCTTGTCGACGTAACTGGTACCGGGGTTGTCCGGATCGGGATGGTACAAACTCGCCAGGTCCCAGCCTCGGTCGGTGGGGAAACCCGACAGCGTCTCACCACCGTCGCGCAGCAGTTCCCACAGCCGTTGCGGGGTGTTCACCCCGTTCGGCAACCGGCAGGCCATGCTGACGATGGCGATCGGATCTGATTCCAGTTCGCGGATACGCTGCCGGGCGGCACGCAGGTCGAGAGTCGCCCGACGGAGATACTCCGCCACCCTGTCATTGTCAGTCACAGTTCCTCAGTCTCTTCTTCCACGACTACGGGAAGGCCGTATTCACTCATCGTCGAGTTCCTGGCCGAGCGCTTCGAGCAGTTCGTCCACGCCCGCTTCGTTCAGCTCGTCGCCGGACGAGTGGGCATCGGTTCCGGAGGTGTCGGTGGCTCGGGCCGCCGGGCGCAGGGCAGCGAGCACGCGTTCCAAACGCTGCGCCAGCTTTTCCCGCTCGGTCTCGGGCACCTCGGGCAGAGCCTCCTCCAGCGCCTCCAGCCCGGCGAGAGCGGACGGCCTCCCCTCGCTGCTCTCGGTATCGAGCTCGGCTTCGAGGAAATCGGCGACCGCGAGGGCGTTCGGATGGTCGAAGACCAGTGTCGCCGGCAACCGGAGTCCGGTGGCGGCGTTGAGCATGTTGCGCATTCGGACGGCAGCCAGCGAATCGAATCCGAGGTCCTTGAAGGGCGTGGACGCGGGCGCCGCCTTCGGGTCTTCGTGGCCCAGCACGGTCGCGGCGTTGCCGCGGACCAGACGCACCAGCTCCGCTCTCCGCTCGGCGCGCGGCAATCCCGCCAGCCGATCGCGCAGGCTCTCGGTCTCCGGTTCTCCGGTCTCCCCGGCTCTCTGGGGCGACGTGGTCGTGACGAGGCGGTCGAGCAACGGCCGATGCCGGGTCGCGGTGTAGGACTCGACGAAAGGGGACCAGTCCACGTCCGTAACGACCACCGTCGTCTCATCGGCGGCCAGTACCCGGTCCAGCGCGGCCAGGGCGCGCGGCACGGGCATCGCCCGTAGGCCACGTTCGCGCAGGAACGACACGGCCTCCTCGTCGCCGGTCATGCCGCCCGCCGCCCACAGTCCCCACGCCACGGACGTGGCGGGCAGCCCCCGACCGCGACGGTACTGGGCGAAGGCATCCAGGAAGGCGTTGCCCGCAGCGTATGCGCCCTGGCGGGCACTGCCCCATACCGCGGCCCCGGAGGAGAACAACAGGAACAGCTCAGCGTCCGGGCACAGTTCGTCCAAGTGGACCGCGCCCTCCACCTTCGCCGCGACCACGTCGTTGAACGCGGCCTCGTCCATGTCGTTGAGCGCGGCCCGCTGCGGCAGTCCCGCCGCATGCACCACGCCGCGGACGATGTCGCCCTGTTGTGCCAGGTCGTGCACGAGTTCCCGCACGGACTCGCGGCTGCTGACGTCGCACGAGTGCACCGAGACCCGCGCTCCGAGCCGGGTCAGCGAGGCGGTCAGGTCATCGATGCCCTCGGTCCGCGGCCCCCGCCTGCTGACCAGCGCCAGGTGCTCGGCACCACGCTCGGCCAGCCATCGGGCCACTTCGGCGCCGATGCCAGTGTTGCCACCGGTGAGCAGAATCGTGCCGCTCGGCACCGTGTAGCCGGAGGTGGCGGTCACGTGTGCGGAGGAAAGCCGACGTGCGCGCACAGCGTCGGCGCGCACCGCGACCTGGTCCTCCTGTCCGGTCAGCATCGCGGTGAGCTTGCCCCGCAGCGCCGGGTCCGGCGTCTGCGGCAGGTCGAGGAGTCCGGTCCAGTGCGGCCCGCGCTCCAACGACGCGACCTGGCCCAGTCCCCACAACATCGCCTGGTGCGGGCGATTCACCGGTCCGCCCGCACCGACGGCGCCGAAGGTAACCATCCACAGTGGTGCTTCCGTTCCCGCCGCGTCGAGCGCCTGCACCAGAGCGAGGGTCCGCACCGCACCATCGCCTTCGAGGGCGAGCAATGACACCACGCCGGCGCAGTCACCCAGCTCATCACCCGCGCGGACGACCTCCGGTCGAGCGCCGGCTTCGGCGAGCGCGTCCCGCACCTCGGTGGCCCAGCCATCCTCGTGCCCCTCGGGCACCACCACGAGCCAACGGCCGTCCAACGAGGCCGGCTCAGGGCACGGCACCTCGGTCCAGTCAACCCGGTAAAACCAGTCGTCGAGATCGTCACGCGGCGCGGTGCGCTCGGGCAACAGCCAGAACCGTTTACCCTGGAAGGGATAGCCCGGCAGGTCGGCCAGCTCTGCCCGGCCCAGCACAGCTTCCCAGTCGATCGCGACACCACGAGTGTGCGCTTCGGCGAGCGCCGCGAGGAAGCGGTCGGCGTCGCCCGCGTCACGTTCCAACGTTGTGAGCACCGCCGCTTCCGACTCGGTGTCGTCGAGCGTCTCCTGGATGCTCGCCCCGAGCACCGGGTTCGGGCTGGCCTCGATGAACGTCGCGTACCCCTGGTCGGTCAGCGTCCGCACGGCGGAGTGGAACTCCACGGGATGACGTAGATTGCGGTACCAGTACTCGGCGTCCAGCTCCGTGCCGTCCAGGAAGTCGCCGCTGAGCGTGGAGAAGAACGGTACCTCCGCGGAACGCGGGACGATCCCGGCCAACGCTCGGGCCAGTTCGTCGCGCACGGATTCGACGTGGGCGGTGTGCGAGGCGTAGTCCACCGGGATCGCGCGGGCACGGATGTCCATGGCCTCGCAGTACTCCAGGAACTCGCGTGCCGCCGGGGCGTTGCCGGCCACCACCACGGCGTCGGGTCCGTTGACCGCCGCGACCTCCAGTCTGCCGGTCCAACTGTCATCGGCGAGCAGCTTGTCGACGTCGGAGCGGCCGGCGCGGACCGAGATCATGCCGCCGTGGCCGGCCAGGGCACGCAACGCTCTCGCCCGCAACGCCACCACACGAACACCGTCCTCCACCGACAACACCCCAGCCACCACCGCCGCCGCGATCTCACCCTGCGAATGCCCCACCACCGCCGACGGAACAACACCACACGCACGCCACAACCGCGCCAACGACACCATCACCACGAACAACACCGGCTGCACCACATCCACCCGCTCCAACGACGGCGCCCCACACACCCCCGCAACACCCCAGACACCGAAAACCCCGCCACCTCCGACAACACCCCATCACACTCAGCCACCGACTCAGCGAACACAGGCACCGACAACAACCCCGAGCCATCCCTCCCACTGAGCACCCTGCCCGGAAACACAAACACCACACCCCCACCAGACCCCCCACCAGACACCCCACCACCCACAACACCAGGAACCACCACACCATCAGCCACCGCACGCAACCGGTGCACGGCCTGGGCCGTGTCAGCGGCGAGCACCGCGGCCCGCTCCTCGAAGTGCTGACGGGCACGTGCCATCGTCCAGCTCACGTCGATCGGCGCGAGCTCGGGATGCGCGGCGAGGTGGTCGGCGAGCCTGCGAGCCTGCGCCCGCACCGCGTCCTCGCTTTTGGCGGACAGCAGCACCGGCACCGACTCCGCACCCCCCAACACACCCACCGACCCAGACCCAGACTCCGACCCCGAGCCCGGCGCCTCAGCCACAATCACATGCGCATTCGTCCCACTCACCCCAAACGCCGACACCCCAGCCCGACACACACCATCCCCACCAACCGGCCACTCCCGCAGCCCCCCAACAAGCTCCACCCCACCCGACGACCAATCCACCAACCCCGACCACCGACCACGACACACCATCGGCGGCACCACACCACGACCCAACCCCAACACCACCTTGATCACACCAACAACCCCCGCAGCCGCCTGCGCATGACCCACATTCGACTTCACCGACCCCACCAACACCGGACCCACCGACCCCCGCGACCGGCCATACGTCGCCAACAACGCCGACGCCTCCACCGGATCCCCCAACCGCGTCCCCGTCCCATGCGCCTCCACCACCCCCACATCAGCACCACACACCCCCGCCCGCTCCCACGCCCGACGAATCACCCGCTGCTGCGCCACCCCACTCGGCGCCGACAACCCATTACTCGCACCATCCTGATTCACCGCCGACCCAGCCACCACACCCAACACACGACGCCCCTCCCGCCGCGCCACCGACAACCGCTGAAGGACCAAGAAAGCCGACCCTTCCCCCAGACCGAACCCGTCGGCTTCGTCCGAGAACGGTTTACACCGCCCATCCCGCGACAACGCACCCTGCCGCGAAAACTCCGTAAACACCTCCGGACCCGCCATCACCGACACACCACCCGCCACCGCAAGACCACAATCCCCCTCCCGCAACGACGAACACGCCGAATGCATCGCCACCAACGACGACGAACACGCCGTATCCACCGTCACCGCAGGACCCTCCAACCCCAACACATACGCAACACGACCAGACACCACAGCAGACGAATTACCCGTCAACAGATAACCCTCGACGCCGTCCTCCGGATCCGGACGCCCGGTCGCGTAGCCCTGGTGGGACATGCCGACGAACACGCCGGTGTCGCTTCCCCGCAACGTCTTCGGTGGGATGCCGGCGGTTTCCAGTGCCTCCCACGTCGTCTC
The nucleotide sequence above comes from Actinopolyspora erythraea. Encoded proteins:
- a CDS encoding type I polyketide synthase, whose amino-acid sequence is MCGAPSLERVDVVQPVLFVVMVSLARLWRACGVVPSAVVGHSQGEIAAAVVAGVLSVEDGVRVVALRARALRALAGHGGMISVRAGRSDVDKLLADDSWTGRLEVAAVNGPDAVVVAGNAPAAREFLEYCEAMDIRARAIPVDYASHTAHVESVRDELARALAGIVPRSAEVPFFSTLSGDFLDGTELDAEYWYRNLRHPVEFHSAVRTLTDQGYATFIEASPNPVLGASIQETLDDTESEAAVLTTLERDAGDADRFLAALAEAHTRGVAIDWEAVLGRAELADLPGYPFQGKRFWLLPERTAPRDDLDDWFYRVDWTEVPCPEPASLDGRWLVVVPEGHEDGWATEVRDALAEAGARPEVVRAGDELGDCAGVVSLLALEGDGAVRTLALVQALDAAGTEAPLWMVTFGAVGAGGPVNRPHQAMLWGLGQVASLERGPHWTGLLDLPQTPDPALRGKLTAMLTGQEDQVAVRADAVRARRLSSAHVTATSGYTVPSGTILLTGGNTGIGAEVARWLAERGAEHLALVSRRGPRTEGIDDLTASLTRLGARVSVHSCDVSSRESVRELVHDLAQQGDIVRGVVHAAGLPQRAALNDMDEAAFNDVVAAKVEGAVHLDELCPDAELFLLFSSGAAVWGSARQGAYAAGNAFLDAFAQYRRGRGLPATSVAWGLWAAGGMTGDEEAVSFLRERGLRAMPVPRALAALDRVLAADETTVVVTDVDWSPFVESYTATRHRPLLDRLVTTTSPQRAGETGEPETESLRDRLAGLPRAERRAELVRLVRGNAATVLGHEDPKAAPASTPFKDLGFDSLAAVRMRNMLNAATGLRLPATLVFDHPNALAVADFLEAELDTESSEGRPSALAGLEALEEALPEVPETEREKLAQRLERVLAALRPAARATDTSGTDAHSSGDELNEAGVDELLEALGQELDDE